Sequence from the Rutidosis leptorrhynchoides isolate AG116_Rl617_1_P2 chromosome 3, CSIRO_AGI_Rlap_v1, whole genome shotgun sequence genome:
AGGTAGACTTTTAATAGGATCCGTTTGAAATGACATTTTAATCAACCATTTataattaaatgttttaaaatggtCATCTCTAGAATCCAGATGTTAAATATTTTTGCAACTTTGGAGCATAAACATAAAATTTTGACCATAATCGAATTTGTACCACTATTTCAAGTCTTATGACGTCTCATTAACATAATTTTAACATGGTTACAGGTATGAGATGACTTCAAATCGATGGTGGAAGGAAACTAGCTTGCCAAAAAGAGCCAAAGATGAGTCAGCACTGGGCTTTGTTGCTCTAAATGGCGAGCTACATGTTATTGCAGGTCACAATGAAGCTGGTTCAATAGACAACCGAAGGTTGAGACGACATAAGCGGCTAACATCAATCTTCCTACAAATATACCATCCCGATAAGAAAATATGGAGAACCCTAATCACGAAACCACCTATTCAGCAACGTATAGATTTCAAAACTGCTGTTATGTGCACTGTTCGACTCTAAACTGGATTGATATCAGTTGTATAATCTGAAGTAGTACTAGTTGTGTCGTTGTATTAAAGCTTCATTGCATAGTACTATTGAGTCGGTCATCCATTAAAACttaaatatgtaaatatgtatGTTATCTCAACCTTATTGTGTGTACATGAACAAATAGTTGTCTATATAGTTTTACTTGTTAATACTTCTTATTATCTTTTTCTTAAAAGGTTACCTGTATATCTTTAATCCAGAGTTTTATGATTAATTTTTCCCAGATCGATAGCTTCAGTGTTATTTGGATCTTATATATTGCAGATATAAAATTTTAGTGACAGCGACAAACGCTAGGAGATTTCGTGGTGGCAATTACAACATATTCTTTGTGCAAGTGTTGTTTCCAGGTAAGTTTTCTTCTTAACAGGTCGAATGAGTAAAGTTTACCGACGTCAGTCGATTTGATTAAAAGCCAGTAAATATAAAGGTGCATATATTGGACAGGATGTCTGACGTCAATCGGATATGATGATTATCGACCCATACgagtccattttaaattgaaacACAACATGTTCGACCCGCCCATTTTACCGCCTTTACCAGTGTGAGACTGACAGAGCTTGAAAACTCGCAAAACCTAGTTATCTCAACATGCATTCCTTTCTACCATGTCTTATTACAACAACAGCCAGATAGTTCTGGTTTGGTACCTAAAGAAGTCTTTACTAATATAAAAGCAACACCAAAAGTCAACTGAGGTCAAAACTCTCTTATCACTGTAGAGCAGCAAGTTAGTTTTTTTAACAGTTAAGCCGCTGCGCTGCTAAGTTTACCTTTCTTTTGTGGGTTGTCTCCGTCAACAGAACCACCACTGGTTCTGTTCTCTTTAGCCGTTGAACGGCTCGCTTGTTTACTAACACCCTGTGAGCTGTCCCCAAATACGAGTTGGCTAATATCAGGAAAAACTCTAGAACTTTCACCTTCCATGCTGGTCCCACCCGGCCCAGTTAATCCAACGCCTAGCTGGCTCTGTAATGCATGCTGCATGAACTGTGGCTGCTGCGAAAAGGGTGCAACTGATTGAGCCATCATATGGGACTGTGGGACCATATGTTGTGTTTGCAATTGTTGGTGCTGAATGGTGTTCATATATGGCTGCATTACCatcttaaacatcaacaaaaatagcTCCATAATGTTGTCTATAGCAAAGATTTAGATTATATAGGACTAAACATAGCCCTTCGGGCTGTCGTTAACATACTATAAAGTGTAGTGCATAGCGGTTAATTATTGTTTTTTATGTTAAGAGGCGAAGCCAGAATTTACAGATAGGGGTGGGGGTGGCATAGTCGTTAATCGGATGACTAAAAAAGCTATATTAACAAGCCATAACATTATATATTACCTGAAGTTGGATAGGAGTTTGCTTTGGTTGACTGTCAGCTATTGCAGCTAAGTACATGAGATTGTGCTGAAGCCTTGTTTGATTTCTGgacaaaaagtacataactttagtATTATAATGGAATTAAGAGGTAGTATACATCAAAAGATTTGGACaacttttgacccatttgacccaactcAAGTAATAGTATGTGGAAATATATAGGAAATAAAAAGTAGACTCACTCTGCACATTCAGTAAACTTTCCTGTATTCTGATTTTCCAGAATGTTCAAGATCAGTGCCTTGTTTTCATCCAAATACTGCAAAAAATTAGTTGCAGGGTTGTCAGGGCCAACTCAGTTAAACAAGGCCCAAAATAAGTCTACTATAGTATTATGTTGACTTGAAAAAGTCAACGTTCAAGTAAGAAAGGAGAGATAGAAAAACCTGTTGGATGTGATCAGTTGTAATACTGGAAGTAGTGTTGAAGGCACCTGTGGGTTGCTGTTGCATCTGATGCATgagttgttgttgctgctgctgcatGTTTGTTTCTGTGATCTGCACTGATCTTATTCTGCTACAAATTCTATTCTATAGTATTATATTTTACAAGTACAAACACTTACTGTTTTCACCTGAAAGATGACTCTTTTTTTGTGTGTTGTGAAGTATTTCTAGTTTTAAAGCTTTTTTGAGAGTAAAGTAGGCCAGTGGTAAGATCTTGTGATTTCTTTTAAAAATGACAtttattattttagtaattatcATACCTTTTCTTGGGATTCTGACTCACTCTATTCAATGTTTTTGTTTTATCTAGTATCTACAAATTCTAAGAGACGTGTTCGAATTAATTACGATAAGATTTTTCACGTTATTTTTGTTCGATGTACATAACTAGCGAGTAACATTACTTGATTGTGGGTAGTTTAACAAGGTTATCCCTTGATTAAAGACGGAGCTTTATAGGAAGAAGCATCAAATGATTCTTACACTTCTCGTGCTGGCGGAGCAGGTATTCTGATCGGGCACTATTCATCATGACAAAAGTATAATTATCCCAATTTTAAGGGTATTTTGGTAAtatgttttttttcttttctttaagacctttatttttagttcatattttaTTCCGTTCTTTTTAAACGTCCAATTAACATACAACCAACCAAACAAAACCGTACGTCGACCATTGACCGATTGAGACCTTCCCACAGCGAAGCGCGTGTTTATTTTCCTCGTTTATACAATAGTTTCAGCATGACTATACAATAGAGCGGATGCGAACTCATAACGAGAAAGAGGCCCTACTCAGTGCAAAAGAATATACAACAACATCGTGCTGCGAACATACTATACAAAGGAGACGCAAGCGCCGAGTCAACAAGTAGCCCTCAATAAAACTGAAAATTCAGGCATGAAACGGTGATAGATCGTTACATCTGTAATATCAATCAAAAGTTCTCTTTTTATTTgggtaatgatatttataatgtaTTTGATAAATCCACTCACTTTATGTATTGACAAATTGTACAGTACAATCTGTTAATACATAAAATGAGTTGACTTATTAATGTTCAAGCTCCGTCGCTGCTGTTGGATATATCATCGCCCTTTTTATTTACTCTTGAACATAAATTTAACTTCAAAACTAAATAAGTATCGAGTGTTTTTAAGATCAACTTAgataataacatcatatatatgtatattttttaacGACTTAATTAGTAGTATAGTGATCTTGGTCATCTATCACAAATTAACCTAGT
This genomic interval carries:
- the LOC139899270 gene encoding GRF-interacting factor 1-like, which produces MQQQQQQLMHQMQQQPTGAFNTTSSITTDHIQQYLDENKALILNILENQNTGKFTECAENQTRLQHNLMYLAAIADSQPKQTPIQLQPYMNTIQHQQLQTQHMVPQSHMMAQSVAPFSQQPQFMQHALQSQLGVGLTGPGGTSMEGESSRVFPDISQLVFGDSSQGVSKQASRSTAKENRTSGGSVDGDNPQKKGKLSSAAA